One region of Clavibacter michiganensis subsp. tessellarius genomic DNA includes:
- the serS gene encoding serine--tRNA ligase produces MIDPQTLRDHPDLVIASQELRGASVEVVDQAVAADSERRRAVTEFEGLRAEQNAHGKLVAKADKADKPRLIAEVQELKARVTAAQERAQAAEAALDEAMRRIPNIVIEGVPAGGEDDWALVREVGEKASFDFAPRDHLEIGEILDAIDMGRGAKVSGARFHFLKGIGARLEIALMNFGLARALEAGLVPLITPTLVKPEVMAGTGFLGAHADEVYHLDDDDLYLTGTSEVALAGYHADEILDLADGPIRYAGWSTCYRKEAGSYGKDTRGIIRVHQFQKLEMFSYVDPADAEAEHERLLAMQERMMQDLGLAYRVIDTAAGDLGSSAARKYDVEAWVPTQDAYRELTSTSNCTTFQARRLGTRFRGEDGRTSPVATLNGTLATTRWIVAILETHQQADGSVRVPEALRPYLGGLEVLEPATAKAAR; encoded by the coding sequence GTGATCGATCCGCAGACCCTCCGCGACCATCCCGACCTCGTCATCGCCTCGCAGGAGCTGCGCGGCGCATCCGTGGAGGTGGTCGACCAGGCGGTCGCGGCCGACTCCGAGCGCCGCCGGGCGGTCACCGAGTTCGAGGGACTGCGCGCCGAGCAGAACGCGCACGGCAAGCTCGTCGCGAAGGCCGACAAGGCCGACAAGCCGCGCCTCATCGCCGAGGTGCAGGAGCTGAAGGCGCGCGTCACGGCGGCCCAGGAGCGCGCGCAGGCGGCCGAGGCCGCGCTCGACGAGGCCATGCGTCGGATCCCGAACATCGTCATCGAGGGCGTGCCCGCCGGCGGCGAGGACGACTGGGCGCTCGTGCGCGAGGTCGGCGAGAAGGCGTCGTTCGACTTCGCGCCCCGCGACCACCTCGAGATCGGCGAGATCCTCGACGCCATCGACATGGGCCGCGGCGCCAAGGTCTCCGGCGCCCGCTTCCACTTCCTGAAGGGCATCGGCGCCCGGCTCGAGATCGCGCTGATGAACTTCGGCCTGGCCCGCGCGCTCGAGGCCGGCCTCGTGCCGCTCATCACGCCCACGCTCGTGAAGCCCGAGGTCATGGCCGGCACCGGCTTCCTCGGCGCCCACGCCGACGAGGTCTACCACCTCGACGACGACGACCTCTACCTCACGGGCACGAGCGAGGTGGCGCTCGCCGGGTACCACGCCGACGAGATCCTCGACCTGGCCGACGGCCCGATCCGGTACGCCGGCTGGTCGACCTGCTACCGCAAGGAGGCGGGCTCCTACGGCAAGGACACCCGCGGCATCATCCGCGTGCACCAGTTCCAGAAGCTCGAGATGTTCTCCTACGTCGACCCGGCCGACGCCGAGGCCGAGCACGAGCGCCTCCTCGCCATGCAGGAGCGCATGATGCAGGACCTGGGCCTCGCCTACCGCGTCATCGACACGGCGGCCGGCGACCTCGGATCCAGCGCCGCCCGCAAGTACGACGTCGAGGCGTGGGTCCCCACGCAGGACGCCTACCGCGAGCTCACCTCCACCTCGAACTGCACCACCTTCCAAGCCCGCCGCCTCGGCACGCGCTTCCGCGGCGAGGACGGCCGCACCTCGCCCGTCGCCACGCTCAACGGCACGCTCGCCACCACCCGCTGGATCGTCGCGATCCTCGAGACGCACCAGCAGGCCGACGGATCCGTGCGGGTCCCCGAGGCGCTCCGCCCGTACCTCGGCGGCCTCGAGGTGCTGGAGCCCGCCACGGCGAAGGCGGCCCGATGA
- a CDS encoding HAD family hydrolase, producing the protein MTPRVADADRLLIALDIDGTLLGEDGSLDESVVREVRRVEEVGHVVMPSTGRSVADTLPIVDRLGIRPEYMVCSNGAITLERDADAPTGYSRRFVETFDPADVLQRIRPHLASGRYAVEDEEGVYLYSGGDFPAGVLEANGRHVEFEELLHVPATRVVVISPGHDVEDFQDVVERMGLHRVSYSIGWTAWLDIAPDGVNKATAMERVRELHGIARTHVLAMGDGRNDIEMLEWAGEHGRGVAMGQAPAEVIAVATEVTGPIAENGAATVLARL; encoded by the coding sequence ATGACCCCCCGCGTGGCCGACGCCGACCGCCTCCTCATCGCCCTCGACATCGACGGCACCCTCCTCGGCGAGGACGGCTCGCTCGACGAGTCCGTCGTCCGCGAGGTGCGGCGCGTGGAGGAGGTCGGCCACGTGGTCATGCCCTCCACCGGTCGCTCGGTGGCCGACACCCTGCCGATCGTCGACCGCCTCGGCATCCGCCCCGAGTACATGGTGTGCTCGAACGGCGCGATCACCCTCGAGCGCGACGCGGACGCCCCCACCGGGTACTCCCGCCGCTTCGTCGAGACCTTCGACCCGGCCGACGTGCTGCAGCGGATCCGCCCGCACCTCGCGAGCGGCCGCTACGCCGTCGAGGACGAGGAGGGCGTGTACCTCTACTCCGGCGGCGACTTCCCGGCCGGCGTGCTCGAGGCCAACGGCCGCCACGTGGAGTTCGAGGAGCTGCTGCACGTGCCCGCGACGCGCGTCGTCGTCATCTCGCCCGGCCACGACGTGGAGGACTTCCAGGACGTCGTCGAGCGCATGGGCCTGCACCGCGTGAGCTACTCCATCGGCTGGACCGCGTGGCTCGACATCGCGCCCGACGGCGTGAACAAGGCCACCGCCATGGAGCGCGTGCGCGAGCTGCACGGGATCGCCCGCACCCACGTCCTGGCGATGGGCGACGGCCGCAACGACATCGAGATGCTGGAGTGGGCGGGCGAGCACGGCCGCGGGGTGGCGATGGGCCAGGCGCCCGCCGAGGTCATCGCGGTCGCGACCGAGGTCACCGGTCCCATCGCCGAGAACGGCGCCGCGACGGTCCTCGCCCGGCTCTGA
- a CDS encoding LCP family protein, with amino-acid sequence MSDAPLRPRRSATAPGIARHGRLRKPTAAGALLKGVAMGIAVLLVSGLSVGTIALWELDKSVQANTVDISDGTEQTTVGVGALDGGFNVLLAGSDTRQGQGDGYGKTDGALNDVNMVLHVSADHSQATVVSLPRDMVVPIPACQRSDGSGTAPAMSAAPLNTALSDGGLPCVAKTVAQFTGLDIPYAALIEFNGVIEMSNAVGGVPVCLASPLKDKRTDLDLPAGVTPLQGKQALQFLRTRHAVGDGSDLARISNQQVFLSALVRTMKESSTLSDPTRVYGLAKAAVDNMQRSTSLDYQTMASMALALKDIPLDQVRFLQYPGTTNGTGVYSGKVQPLKSDGDQLMQLLKADAPFEVKAGNTGLGAVDETPAQAAATPAPSASSGTGGGSAPAASSPTVLPEAVTGTDAGTVTCSKAFKG; translated from the coding sequence ATGAGCGACGCGCCCCTGCGCCCCCGTCGATCCGCGACGGCCCCCGGCATCGCGCGCCACGGCCGCCTGCGCAAGCCCACCGCGGCGGGAGCCCTGCTGAAGGGCGTGGCGATGGGCATCGCGGTGCTGCTGGTCAGCGGCCTCTCCGTCGGCACCATCGCGCTCTGGGAGCTGGACAAGTCGGTCCAGGCCAACACCGTCGACATCAGCGACGGCACCGAGCAGACCACGGTCGGCGTCGGCGCCCTCGACGGCGGCTTCAACGTGCTGCTCGCCGGATCCGACACCCGCCAGGGCCAGGGGGACGGCTACGGCAAGACCGACGGCGCGCTCAACGACGTGAACATGGTGCTGCACGTGTCGGCCGACCACTCGCAGGCGACCGTCGTCAGCCTCCCGCGCGACATGGTCGTGCCGATCCCCGCGTGCCAGCGCTCCGACGGATCCGGCACCGCCCCCGCCATGTCCGCGGCGCCGCTGAACACGGCCCTCTCCGACGGCGGCCTCCCGTGCGTCGCGAAGACCGTCGCGCAGTTCACGGGCCTCGACATCCCCTACGCCGCGCTCATCGAGTTCAACGGCGTCATCGAGATGTCGAACGCCGTCGGCGGCGTCCCCGTCTGCCTCGCGAGCCCGCTCAAGGACAAGCGCACCGACCTCGACCTCCCCGCGGGCGTCACCCCGCTGCAGGGCAAGCAGGCGCTGCAGTTCCTCCGCACGCGGCACGCGGTCGGCGACGGCAGCGACCTGGCGCGCATCAGCAACCAGCAGGTGTTCCTCTCCGCGCTCGTGCGCACGATGAAGGAGTCGAGCACGCTCTCGGATCCCACGCGCGTCTACGGCCTCGCGAAGGCGGCGGTCGACAACATGCAGCGCTCCACGTCGCTCGACTACCAGACCATGGCGTCCATGGCCCTGGCGCTCAAGGACATCCCGCTCGACCAGGTGCGCTTCCTCCAGTACCCGGGCACGACGAACGGCACCGGCGTCTACTCGGGCAAGGTCCAGCCACTGAAGTCGGACGGCGACCAGCTCATGCAGCTGCTCAAGGCCGACGCGCCCTTCGAGGTCAAGGCCGGCAACACCGGCCTCGGCGCGGTGGACGAGACGCCGGCGCAGGCCGCGGCCACGCCCGCCCCCAGCGCGTCCTCCGGCACCGGCGGCGGATCCGCTCCGGCCGCGTCGTCGCCGACCGTGCTGCCCGAGGCCGTCACGGGAACGGACGCGGGCACGGTCACCTGCTCGAAGGCCTTCAAGGGCTGA